The Streptomyces sp. NBC_01317 genomic interval AGGACCGAGGACTTTCCGGCCCCCGAAGCGCCGAACACCGCCAGAAACGGGCTCTCGGCCAGCCGGGCGCACAACTCCCCCACCAACCGCTCGCGCCCGAAGAACCGCTCGGCGTCTGCCGGTTCGAAGGTGGCCAGCCCCAGATAGGGCGCGTCCGCCAACGCCGCGACAGGTTCGACGGACTCGCCGGCCGCCAGCTCGGCGGTCAGCAGCAGCCAGCGCTGCTCCCACGCCGCCCGGTCCCCTCCGCAGGCTTTCACGTACGCCAACGTGACGCCCAGACTGGGCACTTCGCGTCCACCGGCCGCCTCGGACAGCGCCGTCACCGAGAAATGCGCGCGTCTGGACAACTCCCGGTAGCTCAAGCCCCCCGCGGCTCCCCGTAACTGCCGCAACTCCCAGGCGAACCGCTCAAGCGGCCCCGCCTCCGGATCCAGCCGACGCTCCGGACGCCCCACGGTCCCCCCATGGTTGAGACGTTGTTTGTCCACCCTGACGTGCACATGCTGAACAACCCCCTCGCGACTATACCTATGGGCGGCACCACAAACACCACACAGAAACACCCGCACCTTCCGTAGGAAAGAGACCTCGTACGAGGGGGAGGAGCGTGAATGCGCCAAGGAGGGCGGCATGCGGATTCACCGGCGAGCGGTCGCCATGACGGCAGCGGCCGCGGTCGCGCTGGCAACGGTCTCCTGCGGCGTGTCCGACTCCCGTCCGGTCGCCGGAAAACAGCCGACGACGGAGTACGGGACGCGGCCACTCACCGAACAGGACAAGGACCTGCTCCATGACGCCGAGGAGTCGCTGACACGTTCGTGTATGGCATCCCGCGGTTTCAAAACGTGGGTCGTCCCTCGGAAACCGTTGCCCGAGGACCGTGAATTCCCGTACGTCATCGACGATGTGCCGTGGGCATCCGCACACGGCTACGGAAGCGATATCCGAGCCCGACGCGATCAGTTGCGCGTATCCGACCCGAACCGGCGGTACTTCGGCGGTCTGTCGCCGAGGGAACGCGAGCGCGCGCTGGACGCCCTCCACGGCGAACCGTCCGCGAGGCGCCTGGAGGCCAGGACCCCGGACGGCGCGACGCTCGGACGCGTCGACGGCGGCTGCACCGCGCTGGCCCAGAAGAGGCTCTACGGGGACCTGGCTGTCTGGTTCCGCGTCACGACGGTGACCGACGCGCTCAACAAGATCCGCTACTCACAGGTCACCGCCGATACCGACTACGCCGACTCGATCAGAAAGTGGTCGGCGTGCATGCGGGAAAGGGGGTCCCGGTACGCGGATCCTCACGAAGCCCGCGCCGCGTTCCTGGACCCGGACAAGGCCGTTCCGCGGGTGAGGGAAATACGTACAGCGGTCACCGAGGCCGAATGCGCGATCAGCAGCGGCCTCTCCGATACGGCCCGTCGCCTGGACCGGCGATACGGCGAGCGCCTGCGGCACGAGTACGCGGACGAGGTACTCACCAGGCGGCGACTGGAAGCCGCCGCTCTGGAACGCGGTCGTTCCACCGTCCGGAACGAACGGGACCAGCCCGACCAACCTGCCGAGAAGAAAAGGAAAGAACAGTGATGAAGATCAACACCGCGCTGTCCGCTCTGGCGCTCACCGCCCTGGCCGTGTTCGCCGCCCCCGGCGCCGCACAGGCGGCGGCCCCGAGCCCCGCGTCGTCCGCCTCCGCGTCCATGGCCGCCCCGGACGGCAACCTCTGGGCGTGGGACGGCATCAACAGGGGCGGCGTCTACTGTTACTGGGCCGGCGACGACTCGGACTGGACCACGTGCTCCGGATCCAGCAACAACGGGACCATGCGGAACAGGGCCAGCTCCCTGGAGAACCGCGGCTACGCCGGCTCGTACGACGACGTCAACCTGTACTGGACCACGGGCTACGGCGGCGCCAAGAACTGCCTGCCCAACGGCCACTACCTCAACAACCTGTCGGGCATCTACTTCCTGTGGGACGGCAACTCCGGACAGGGCGAGTCGATGAACAACAACATCTCCAGCCACCGCTGGACAAACGGCTGCCCGGTGTAGGAACAGGCTCACGTCTCCGTGCCGTTGACCGCGTACCTGGCGCTCACCGGCACGGAGACGTGAGCCGCGCTCACGCCTTCCGGGGGCGGCCCGTGTCCGCGGGGGGCCGCTCGGCCGTCCGCTCCGGGTCGTAACCGTGGAAGGGGCGGTCGAAAAGCCTGAGCGACCCGGGCCACCGACTCCGTTCTCCGCCGAAGGCCACACTGCGCACGAGTGCGGCGGTCACGCTGTGTTCAAGCAGGCCGCGAAGACGATGGTGTCGTCCTCCTGCTCAGCTCCGAACGCTGCCAGCAGGCTGTCGCAGAGGTCTTCCGGGTCGGTCGGCCCGGCGAGCGCCGCAAGGCGTAGTGCGTTCAATCGGTCGGACAGATGGGTGTCGCGGGTCTCGATGAGCCCGTCGCTGATCATCAGGAGCCGACTGCCGGACGTCGTGTCATGGACGGTGGCGGGAGGCTGCGGGAGGCCGATCCCGAGCAGCGGGCCGTGTTCGGAAAGGAAGCCGGCCTCACCGTCCGGCGAGATCAACAGCGGTGGGAGATGGCCGGCGTTGGCGACATGGATGCGCGCGTGGCCAGGTTCGACGAGGACGACGCACACCGTGGCGGTCCAGCCTCGGTGATGGAGTCCCAGGAGGTGGTCCAGGCGTTCCAGCAGGACATGCGGAGGGTGGGCCTCGGCGGCGTAGGCGCGCAGGGCGTGGCGTAGTTCGCCCATGACGATCGCGGCCTGGAGGGAGTGGCCGACGACGTCGCCGACCGCCAGGAGGAGGCCCGCGGGGGTGATGACGGCTTCGTAGAAGTCGCCGCCGATCTCTTTCTCGGCGGCGGCGGGCAGGTAGCGCACCGCGAGCCGCGCGCCGGGCACGTCGGGCAGGTGTTCCGGCAGGAAGGTGCGCTGGAGGGTCAGGGCGAACTGGTGTTCCTCCCCGTAGAGGGCGACGACTCCGCGGTTGGTCTCTTCGAGTTCGGCGGTCAGTTCCGCGTACAGGGCCATGACGCCCTGGTTGGTCTCCGTCAGTTCCGCGTTCAGGCGGGCGAGTTCGTCGCGCTGGGCCCGGGATTCCTCCAAGGCGGCCATGAGGTCCGTGGTCTGCGCCCGCAGGTCGTCCAAGGGGCCGGTGGCGGGCGCTTCCGCGCGCAGGGCCGCTCGAACGGCCTTCGCCGATGCTCTCGTGCCGGCGACCGCCGGCAGGGCGCAGCTCACCTCGATGCGGCGGCCGGGCGACTCGGACCGGTAGTGGGTCTGG includes:
- a CDS encoding PP2C family protein-serine/threonine phosphatase; the encoded protein is MSEQDVFALRRQAKTAAVAAGLEPRDQVRLAAALSELGRDLFRPKTAMTAAFLLDETSLRLRVDLTWPDGRVPSTESLDAVRRLLPQTHYRSESPGRRIEVSCALPAVAGTRASAKAVRAALRAEAPATGPLDDLRAQTTDLMAALEESRAQRDELARLNAELTETNQGVMALYAELTAELEETNRGVVALYGEEHQFALTLQRTFLPEHLPDVPGARLAVRYLPAAAEKEIGGDFYEAVITPAGLLLAVGDVVGHSLQAAIVMGELRHALRAYAAEAHPPHVLLERLDHLLGLHHRGWTATVCVVLVEPGHARIHVANAGHLPPLLISPDGEAGFLSEHGPLLGIGLPQPPATVHDTTSGSRLLMISDGLIETRDTHLSDRLNALRLAALAGPTDPEDLCDSLLAAFGAEQEDDTIVFAACLNTA